One segment of Mycolicibacterium neworleansense DNA contains the following:
- a CDS encoding TrpB-like pyridoxal phosphate-dependent enzyme yields the protein MTLHADASHPDLVSVGVPTHWYNLAAELDQPIPPHLHPGTKQPVRPDDLAALFPSGLIAQEVSTEAYIEIPEVVRDIYSMWRPSPLIRARRFEQALNTGAHIYVKYEGVSPVGSHKTNSAVAQAYYNSIDGVRKLTTETGAGQWGSALSFAGAQFGLEVEVWQVRASYESKPYRGHLIRTYGGTVHSSPSNLTESGRAILATNPDTTGSLGMAVSEAVEVAAANTDTRYALGSVLNHVVLHQSVIGLEAVAQLAAVEPDGADVVFGCAGGGSNLAGLAFPFLREKIHGRSNPKIVAAEPSACPSITQGEYRYDHGDVAGLTPLLKMHTLGMDFVPDPIHSGGLRYHGMAPALSHTVELGLVEGVAIGQHDAFSAGVLFARTQGIVPAPESTHAIAAAAAHVADDPAEQVVVIGLSGHGQLDLPAYAEFLDGNF from the coding sequence ATGACGCTGCACGCTGACGCTTCCCATCCGGACCTGGTTTCCGTCGGGGTGCCGACGCACTGGTACAACCTGGCTGCCGAGTTGGATCAGCCGATCCCGCCGCACCTGCATCCCGGCACCAAGCAGCCGGTCCGCCCCGACGATCTCGCGGCGCTCTTCCCCAGCGGACTGATCGCGCAGGAGGTGTCCACCGAGGCGTACATCGAGATCCCGGAGGTGGTGCGTGACATCTACTCGATGTGGCGGCCGTCGCCGTTGATCCGGGCCCGGCGTTTCGAGCAGGCGCTCAACACCGGTGCCCACATCTACGTCAAGTACGAGGGCGTCAGCCCGGTCGGCAGCCACAAGACCAACTCCGCTGTGGCGCAGGCCTATTACAACAGCATCGACGGTGTCCGGAAGCTCACCACCGAGACCGGCGCTGGGCAGTGGGGCAGTGCACTGTCTTTTGCCGGAGCGCAGTTCGGCCTCGAGGTCGAGGTGTGGCAGGTGCGTGCGTCCTATGAGTCGAAGCCCTACCGGGGCCATCTCATCCGAACGTACGGCGGCACTGTGCACTCGAGCCCGTCGAACCTGACCGAGTCGGGTCGCGCGATTCTCGCGACGAACCCGGATACCACCGGCAGCCTCGGAATGGCGGTGAGCGAGGCTGTCGAGGTGGCGGCTGCCAACACCGACACCCGCTATGCGCTGGGCAGCGTGCTGAATCATGTTGTGCTGCATCAGAGCGTGATCGGTTTGGAGGCCGTCGCGCAGCTCGCCGCGGTCGAGCCGGACGGTGCCGACGTCGTCTTCGGCTGCGCTGGAGGGGGGTCCAACCTTGCCGGCCTGGCATTCCCGTTCCTGCGTGAGAAGATCCACGGGCGGTCGAACCCGAAGATCGTGGCCGCGGAGCCGTCCGCCTGTCCGTCGATCACACAGGGTGAGTACCGCTACGACCACGGCGACGTGGCAGGCCTTACCCCGCTGCTCAAGATGCACACGCTTGGAATGGATTTCGTGCCCGATCCCATCCACTCGGGCGGCCTGCGCTATCACGGGATGGCACCGGCGCTGAGCCACACCGTCGAGCTGGGACTGGTTGAAGGTGTTGCCATCGGTCAGCACGATGCGTTCTCGGCAGGGGTCCTGTTCGCCCGGACGCAGGGCATCGTGCCCGCTCCCGAGTCCACGCACGCGATCGCGGCCGCCGCCGCACATGTGGCCGACGACCCGGCCGAGCAGGTGGTCGTGATCGGCCTCTCTGGTCATGGCCAACTCGATCTGCCGGCGTACGCCGAGTTCCTGGACGGCAACTTCTGA
- a CDS encoding SAM-dependent methyltransferase, with product MTAIGVAVIRARESRRPDRLYSDPLAQAFVDAARAGFPAQRWEYLEELADQFYEGRTVAVRLVDDRIKEAVAACITQIVMLGAGLDTRAFRMDLPDSVTVFEIDLPELFEFKEPVLAAAEVTPSCRRHVIAADLRSDWTKPLCDSGFRSHIPTLWVDEGALAYLPPEPRDDVVVALTDLSAPGSQFGVSRYAVDADSSPYAGLRSLVGGQASVDVPDDTIRGVCERLDGLGWDTKFRSWNDAVTQFDRVVAVADPEVGHVTAVRRNLAERAH from the coding sequence TTGACCGCAATCGGGGTTGCGGTCATCCGGGCGCGGGAGAGCCGACGTCCAGATCGGCTGTACAGCGACCCGTTGGCACAGGCATTTGTCGATGCGGCTCGGGCCGGGTTCCCCGCACAGCGGTGGGAATACCTCGAGGAGCTCGCCGATCAGTTCTACGAGGGACGCACCGTGGCAGTCCGCCTGGTGGACGACCGCATCAAGGAGGCCGTCGCTGCCTGCATCACGCAGATCGTCATGCTCGGTGCCGGTTTGGACACCCGCGCCTTTCGGATGGATCTACCGGACAGCGTCACAGTCTTCGAGATCGACCTGCCTGAGCTGTTCGAGTTCAAAGAGCCGGTTCTGGCCGCCGCCGAAGTCACTCCCTCGTGTCGCCGCCACGTCATCGCCGCCGATCTGCGGTCGGACTGGACGAAGCCTTTGTGTGACAGTGGGTTTCGCTCGCATATTCCAACACTGTGGGTCGACGAGGGCGCGCTGGCCTATCTGCCGCCCGAGCCGCGCGATGACGTGGTGGTGGCCTTGACCGATCTTTCCGCTCCGGGCAGCCAGTTCGGTGTCAGCCGGTACGCGGTGGATGCCGACAGCTCGCCGTACGCCGGACTGCGAAGCCTGGTCGGCGGCCAGGCCTCGGTCGACGTCCCGGATGACACCATCCGCGGAGTGTGTGAGCGGCTCGACGGCCTCGGCTGGGACACCAAGTTTCGCAGTTGGAACGACGCGGTGACACAGTTCGATCGCGTCGTCGCGGTGGCCGATCCGGAAGTCGGACATGTGACTGCGGTGCGTCGCAACCTCGCGGAGCGCGCTCACTAG
- a CDS encoding alpha/beta fold hydrolase, whose product MTELELREIETAAGALRYYDTGEGPALLFLHGSGPGVTGWRNFRGILPTFAQQFRCLVLEFPGFGVTDDLGGHPMITAQGVVGPFLDALGVDRAHIVGNSMGGGVGINFAIRQPDRIGKLVTIGGIGTNVFSPGPSEGIRLLQEFTEDPTRQRLIDWLNSMVFDPALVTEELIEQRWELATDPTTLAAAKRMYGKAAFAGMMAAMRASDAPLPWAQMHKVAAPTLLTWGRDDRVSPLDMALIPMRTIPNAELHVFPNCGHWAMIEAKEAFEQTVLGFLARA is encoded by the coding sequence ATGACCGAGCTGGAACTGAGGGAGATCGAAACCGCCGCCGGAGCGTTGCGGTACTACGACACCGGCGAGGGACCGGCGCTGCTGTTCCTGCACGGCTCGGGCCCCGGCGTTACCGGTTGGCGCAATTTTCGCGGGATCCTGCCCACCTTCGCCCAGCAATTCCGTTGTCTGGTCTTGGAATTCCCAGGATTCGGGGTCACCGACGACCTCGGCGGCCATCCGATGATCACCGCGCAGGGTGTGGTGGGTCCGTTCCTCGACGCCCTGGGTGTCGACCGCGCGCACATCGTCGGAAACTCGATGGGCGGCGGGGTGGGAATCAACTTCGCCATCCGGCAGCCAGATCGCATCGGCAAGCTCGTCACCATCGGCGGTATCGGAACCAACGTCTTCAGCCCGGGGCCCAGTGAAGGTATCCGTCTACTGCAGGAGTTCACCGAAGACCCGACCCGCCAGCGCCTGATCGACTGGTTGAACTCGATGGTGTTCGATCCGGCGCTGGTCACCGAGGAACTCATCGAGCAGCGGTGGGAGCTGGCCACCGACCCCACGACACTGGCCGCGGCAAAACGGATGTACGGCAAGGCCGCGTTCGCGGGAATGATGGCCGCCATGCGGGCGTCCGATGCTCCGCTGCCGTGGGCGCAGATGCACAAGGTGGCCGCACCCACGCTGCTCACCTGGGGCCGCGATGACCGGGTCAGTCCGTTGGACATGGCGCTGATCCCCATGCGGACCATTCCGAACGCCGAGCTGCACGTGTTCCCCAACTGCGGACACTGGGCCATGATCGAGGCCAAAGAGGCCTTCGAGCAGACGGTGCTGGGGTTCTTGGCCCGCGCCTAG
- a CDS encoding TetR/AcrR family transcriptional regulator, which yields MTQRWTRQKRVEHTRSLLLDAAEEVVARDGFGAAALEVIADAAGYTRGAIYSHFGTKEELFLAVMERQLQRFLDGFADIVESFRTVSDFDAGKLAERWRELSIGAPDRAALGYEFTLFLLRNPEARDRVAAQRRQTVRSLADYIDAHLDKIGGRLRVRSDLLAKVLIAANEGITLGSHIDSEDLYRPFLEMVMAHVESADPRGRQT from the coding sequence GTGACGCAACGATGGACCCGGCAGAAGCGGGTGGAGCACACGCGCTCGTTGTTGCTGGACGCGGCTGAAGAGGTGGTCGCGCGGGATGGTTTTGGCGCAGCAGCCCTCGAGGTCATCGCCGACGCCGCCGGTTACACCCGCGGGGCGATCTACTCGCATTTCGGGACAAAAGAGGAGCTGTTCCTCGCCGTCATGGAGCGTCAGCTGCAGCGCTTCCTGGACGGCTTCGCCGACATCGTCGAGTCGTTTCGGACGGTCAGTGACTTCGATGCCGGCAAGCTGGCCGAGCGCTGGCGGGAATTGAGCATCGGCGCACCCGACCGCGCGGCGCTCGGCTACGAGTTCACGCTGTTCCTACTGCGCAATCCCGAAGCACGCGATCGAGTGGCCGCACAGCGCCGGCAGACCGTGCGCTCGCTGGCCGACTACATCGACGCTCACCTGGACAAGATCGGTGGACGCCTACGGGTACGGTCCGACCTCCTGGCCAAGGTGCTGATCGCCGCCAATGAGGGCATCACGCTCGGCAGCCACATCGATTCCGAGGACCTGTACCGGCCGTTCCTGGAGATGGTGATGGCCCACGTGGAGTCCGCGGACCCGCGTGGGCGGCAAACCTAG
- a CDS encoding nuclear transport factor 2-like protein produces the protein MDLVDRIAKHRRMAESYRDKYVLRKVQEGESYDEWEFTDDAVYTSPYFVAGQELVLKDVATSFDVAATVEAKAYSVVFPDWKPVDHKFWPAENGLVMRYRWEGTTADGETMGFYSISFIDTNDDGQITHWSTYVNDEEYGPFLEKAIGARGPFHGDEYMEALARHFEKHNLTW, from the coding sequence ATGGATCTCGTCGATCGAATCGCCAAACACCGCCGAATGGCCGAGAGCTACCGCGACAAGTACGTGCTGCGGAAGGTGCAGGAAGGCGAGAGCTACGACGAGTGGGAGTTCACCGACGACGCCGTGTACACCTCGCCCTACTTCGTGGCCGGCCAGGAACTCGTCCTCAAGGACGTGGCGACGTCATTCGACGTCGCGGCCACCGTCGAGGCCAAGGCGTACTCCGTGGTCTTCCCGGACTGGAAACCCGTCGACCACAAGTTCTGGCCCGCGGAGAACGGCCTGGTCATGCGGTACCGGTGGGAAGGCACGACGGCCGACGGCGAAACGATGGGCTTCTACTCGATCAGCTTCATCGACACCAACGATGACGGCCAGATCACCCATTGGTCGACCTACGTCAACGATGAGGAGTACGGCCCCTTCCTGGAAAAGGCCATCGGCGCCCGCGGTCCGTTCCACGGCGACGAATACATGGAGGCACTGGCCCGCCACTTCGAAAAGCACAACCTCACCTGGTGA
- a CDS encoding alpha/beta fold hydrolase, producing MDQYRRGELVFDVIDDGPADGPVVVLLHGFPQQNSSWEPIISLLTAEGFRCLAPNQRGYSAGARPLRRRDYRATELVKDTLALIDASGSDRVHLVGHDWGAAVAWGLASYAPERLASLSALSVPHPIAFLRSMLTSRQGLYSWYMYVNQFPWLAERLMLGRDGSGKSMAKALIRSGLPQEAAARDVRSMAEAGALTAALNWYRAMPMSRPRSRSRSRAGAAQKVTVPTLYVWSDRDIAITAKPARDTANYVSGPYRFETMHGASHWLPEEKPAEVARMLLEWFAAHPI from the coding sequence ATGGATCAATACCGCCGCGGGGAGCTCGTGTTCGACGTGATCGATGACGGTCCGGCCGACGGTCCGGTGGTTGTGTTGCTGCACGGCTTCCCACAACAGAACAGCAGCTGGGAACCGATCATCTCGCTGCTCACCGCGGAGGGCTTCCGGTGTCTGGCGCCCAATCAGCGCGGCTACTCCGCCGGTGCCCGGCCGCTTCGCCGCCGCGACTACCGGGCGACGGAACTGGTCAAGGACACGCTTGCTCTGATCGATGCCAGTGGTTCCGACCGGGTGCACCTCGTCGGCCATGATTGGGGCGCCGCGGTGGCTTGGGGCCTGGCCTCCTACGCACCTGAGCGGCTGGCCTCGTTGTCGGCACTGTCGGTACCCCACCCGATCGCCTTCCTGCGGTCGATGTTGACCAGCCGGCAGGGACTGTATTCCTGGTACATGTACGTCAACCAATTCCCGTGGCTCGCCGAACGGTTGATGCTCGGGCGCGACGGTAGCGGAAAATCCATGGCCAAAGCCCTGATCCGTAGCGGGCTTCCACAGGAGGCAGCCGCGCGTGACGTGCGGTCCATGGCCGAAGCCGGGGCCCTGACCGCCGCTCTGAACTGGTACCGAGCCATGCCGATGAGTCGCCCGCGCTCGCGCTCGCGCTCGCGCGCCGGCGCGGCGCAGAAGGTCACGGTGCCGACTCTGTATGTGTGGAGTGACCGCGACATCGCGATCACCGCCAAACCGGCGCGCGACACCGCCAATTACGTGAGCGGTCCTTATCGATTCGAAACGATGCACGGAGCCTCACACTGGCTTCCGGAGGAGAAGCCGGCCGAAGTCGCTCGCATGTTGTTGGAGTGGTTCGCGGCCCATCCCATCTGA
- a CDS encoding isocitrate/isopropylmalate dehydrogenase family protein, with protein sequence MLTLGVLPGDGIGPEIVSSARRIAERALRTVSIDVQWRELPFGLAAISEFGTPLPEATLTGLDGLPGWILGPHDNAGYPERFKGTLSPGGAIRKHFNLFANIRPARALSAAVAAVCPDLDVVIVRENTEGFYADRNMYDGAGEFMPTPDVALAVAVFTRSACERIAHQAFQLASDRRKSVTIAHKTNVLAKTTGLFRDVCLTVAERYPDVDVRGEHIDALAARLVSHPREFDVIVAENMFGDILSDLAGQLSGSLGMAPSVNASHTRAMAQAAHGSAPDIAGRDIANPVAMILSTAMLLRWLTGHDDGAPALGVAADRIEDAVRHTLDAGVGTPDIGGTASTSSFTEHVLAALP encoded by the coding sequence GTGCTGACCCTGGGAGTTCTGCCCGGCGACGGTATCGGGCCCGAGATCGTGTCATCGGCCCGCCGGATCGCTGAACGGGCACTGAGAACTGTGTCCATCGATGTGCAGTGGCGTGAACTGCCCTTCGGACTCGCCGCGATATCCGAGTTCGGCACTCCGCTGCCCGAGGCGACTCTCACCGGCCTCGACGGCCTGCCCGGCTGGATCTTGGGCCCGCACGACAACGCGGGATACCCGGAACGATTCAAGGGGACGCTGTCGCCCGGCGGGGCCATCCGCAAGCACTTCAACCTGTTCGCGAACATCCGGCCTGCGCGCGCCCTGAGCGCCGCCGTCGCTGCCGTGTGTCCAGATCTCGACGTGGTGATCGTCAGGGAGAACACCGAGGGTTTCTACGCCGACCGCAACATGTACGACGGCGCAGGCGAATTCATGCCCACACCCGACGTCGCGCTGGCGGTCGCCGTCTTCACCCGGTCCGCCTGTGAACGGATCGCTCATCAGGCATTCCAGTTGGCCAGCGATCGGCGCAAGTCCGTCACCATCGCGCACAAGACGAACGTCCTGGCCAAGACCACCGGCCTGTTTCGCGACGTGTGTCTGACCGTCGCCGAGCGCTACCCCGATGTCGACGTGCGCGGTGAGCACATCGATGCTCTGGCGGCACGATTGGTGAGCCACCCCCGCGAGTTCGACGTGATCGTCGCCGAGAACATGTTCGGCGACATCCTCTCCGACCTCGCCGGCCAGCTGAGCGGCTCACTGGGAATGGCACCCTCCGTCAACGCGTCCCACACCCGCGCGATGGCCCAGGCTGCCCACGGGTCCGCGCCCGACATCGCCGGACGCGACATCGCCAACCCTGTCGCGATGATCCTGTCCACCGCGATGCTGTTGCGCTGGTTGACCGGACACGACGATGGCGCACCGGCACTCGGTGTGGCTGCTGATCGCATCGAGGACGCCGTCCGGCACACCCTCGATGCCGGCGTCGGCACGCCCGACATCGGGGGCACCGCCTCGACATCGTCATTCACCGAGCACGTACTGGCCGCGCTGCCGTGA
- a CDS encoding purine-cytosine permease family protein, which translates to MAFGVSALTASTFSGRRPAGSGDLTVETHGIAPLTADQRYGHPARLFTVWFAPQVNMTGVFTGTLAITLGLGFWLGLLAMVIGTVLGSAVVAYLSTWGPRTGTGQLPNARMAFGGLVVVPGILQWGSSIAWDALVGLFGGEALAALLGIPFWAAVLIVLVVQGVVGFFGYEVIHRLQAVLTVILFLTFAVFTVKLVGGHDIVVAPSVAGADLAGAFVFEVTIALSLAISWASYAADFSRYLPADSSRWQVFGYSFAGIVLGYIFVQAIGIAAASVIGEHTAAGVHAVMGGGLLGGLALSVIALAAIGSGVMNDYSGSLALQTIGVRVRRPLSAIIVTALAFGLILWLHAADTATRFTDVLLLVSYWIPAFVAVVVVDWVIRTRGRSTIDPGTEPTGRRDAVAALIAFLVAYAVAVPFMNTTLIQGPVATAWHGADIAYFVNFVVALALYGAYRSLTRSDRRF; encoded by the coding sequence ATGGCTTTCGGAGTCAGTGCGCTCACCGCGTCCACGTTCAGCGGGCGTCGCCCGGCCGGATCGGGTGATCTGACGGTGGAGACCCACGGGATCGCACCGTTGACGGCCGATCAGCGGTACGGACATCCCGCCCGGCTGTTCACGGTGTGGTTCGCGCCCCAGGTCAACATGACCGGAGTCTTCACCGGGACGCTGGCGATCACCCTGGGACTGGGTTTCTGGCTGGGTCTGCTGGCAATGGTGATCGGCACCGTCTTGGGTTCGGCCGTTGTCGCGTACCTGTCGACGTGGGGCCCGCGCACCGGTACCGGACAGCTTCCCAACGCGCGCATGGCATTTGGCGGCCTGGTCGTGGTGCCGGGCATCCTGCAGTGGGGATCGTCGATCGCCTGGGACGCGCTCGTCGGCCTCTTCGGCGGGGAGGCCCTCGCGGCGCTGCTCGGTATCCCGTTCTGGGCCGCGGTGTTGATAGTGCTGGTCGTACAGGGCGTCGTCGGGTTCTTCGGCTATGAGGTGATCCATCGCCTGCAGGCGGTGTTGACCGTCATCCTGTTCCTGACGTTCGCGGTCTTCACCGTCAAACTGGTCGGTGGCCACGACATCGTGGTGGCGCCGTCGGTGGCCGGTGCCGACCTGGCCGGGGCGTTCGTCTTCGAGGTCACGATCGCCCTGAGTCTGGCAATCTCCTGGGCCAGTTACGCCGCCGATTTCAGTCGGTATCTGCCTGCCGACTCTTCCCGGTGGCAGGTGTTCGGATACTCGTTCGCCGGGATCGTGTTGGGCTACATATTCGTTCAGGCAATCGGAATCGCGGCCGCCTCCGTCATCGGTGAGCACACCGCCGCCGGAGTTCACGCCGTCATGGGCGGTGGCCTGCTCGGCGGCCTGGCCTTGTCGGTCATCGCGCTCGCGGCGATCGGCTCGGGAGTGATGAACGACTACAGCGGCTCCCTCGCGCTGCAGACCATCGGTGTACGGGTACGACGGCCGTTGTCGGCGATCATCGTGACGGCGTTGGCATTCGGTTTGATCCTGTGGCTGCATGCCGCCGATACCGCGACCCGGTTCACCGATGTCCTGCTCTTGGTCAGCTACTGGATTCCGGCGTTCGTCGCCGTGGTTGTGGTGGACTGGGTGATCCGTACCCGTGGGCGCAGCACCATCGATCCTGGTACGGAGCCCACCGGGCGCCGCGACGCGGTGGCCGCCCTGATCGCCTTCCTGGTGGCATACGCGGTGGCGGTGCCGTTCATGAACACCACGTTGATCCAGGGGCCGGTCGCCACCGCCTGGCACGGCGCCGACATCGCCTACTTTGTCAATTTTGTTGTAGCGCTGGCGCTTTACGGTGCATATCGGTCGCTGACGCGGTCAGACCGTCGGTTCTAG
- a CDS encoding MFS transporter produces the protein MARTESDRSASPAIAGAPRRPGVLIAGLSLVALTVAILQTAVVPILGIIAQQLNTSSVAVSWAVTANLLAAAASTPLIGRLADLYSKKRVLLGVLLVVLTGSVLAAVTASVPLLVAARILQGASYALYPISIAILREELAEDRLVGAMSVLSGTLGFGGGVGLVVTGLLMSGDAGYHRVFWLTTAFTAVVILVAVVIVPNRRPDAGGAIDWLGAAGLAIGLSSVLLAITQGNSWGWSHPGTIGFLCGGIAVLIGWWWWERRAADPLVSTTMLARRPILLTNLATILVGMGLYFAFLGLTQFVQISRQAAGYGFGASVLQASVYFLLPGALTGFLVALVSGRYIDRYGARRVLVVAAVAGIAGFVMLAVAHDRPWQVVVAGVLANAYISLGYGALPALVVSEVDGSETGIATSMNAIARTIGSSVAAAVVAVLLGHRLVPSEASFVTIFVAGAVTAALAMALIAVSRAPDRHRESVQTLSESRAMNHEWG, from the coding sequence GTGGCCAGGACCGAAAGTGACCGGTCCGCCTCCCCCGCGATCGCCGGAGCCCCACGGCGCCCCGGTGTGCTGATCGCCGGGCTGAGCCTGGTCGCCCTGACCGTCGCCATCCTGCAGACCGCGGTGGTCCCGATCCTCGGCATCATCGCCCAACAGTTGAACACCTCATCGGTGGCAGTCAGCTGGGCCGTCACCGCCAACCTGCTCGCGGCGGCTGCGTCGACCCCACTGATCGGCCGGCTGGCCGATCTCTACAGCAAGAAACGCGTCCTGCTCGGCGTGCTGCTGGTCGTGCTGACCGGATCGGTGCTGGCCGCGGTGACGGCGTCGGTGCCACTGCTGGTGGCGGCGCGCATTCTGCAGGGCGCCTCATACGCGCTCTACCCGATCAGCATCGCGATCCTGCGTGAAGAACTGGCCGAGGACCGGCTGGTCGGCGCGATGTCGGTGTTGTCCGGAACGCTGGGTTTCGGCGGTGGCGTCGGGCTCGTCGTCACCGGTCTGCTGATGTCGGGCGACGCCGGCTATCACCGGGTGTTCTGGCTCACCACCGCCTTCACCGCCGTCGTCATCCTGGTGGCGGTCGTGATCGTGCCCAACCGCCGGCCGGACGCCGGTGGCGCGATCGACTGGCTCGGCGCCGCCGGCCTCGCGATCGGACTGTCGTCGGTGCTGTTGGCGATCACCCAGGGCAACTCGTGGGGCTGGAGCCACCCGGGGACGATCGGCTTTCTGTGCGGGGGCATCGCCGTCCTGATCGGCTGGTGGTGGTGGGAGCGCCGGGCCGCCGATCCCCTCGTCTCCACCACGATGCTGGCCCGCCGGCCGATCCTGCTGACCAACCTGGCCACGATCCTGGTCGGAATGGGCCTGTACTTCGCCTTCCTCGGCCTCACCCAGTTCGTACAGATCTCGCGTCAGGCCGCCGGCTACGGGTTCGGCGCGAGCGTGCTGCAGGCCAGCGTCTACTTCCTGCTCCCCGGTGCGCTCACCGGTTTTTTGGTGGCACTCGTCAGCGGCCGGTACATCGACCGGTATGGCGCCCGCCGGGTGCTCGTGGTCGCTGCTGTCGCCGGTATCGCCGGGTTCGTCATGCTCGCCGTCGCGCATGACCGTCCCTGGCAGGTCGTGGTGGCCGGGGTGCTGGCCAACGCCTATATCAGCCTGGGATACGGCGCCTTGCCCGCGCTGGTGGTCAGTGAGGTCGACGGCAGCGAGACCGGCATCGCCACGAGCATGAACGCCATCGCGCGGACGATCGGCAGCTCCGTGGCCGCGGCCGTCGTCGCCGTGCTGCTCGGGCATCGCCTGGTGCCGTCGGAGGCCAGCTTCGTGACGATCTTTGTCGCCGGCGCCGTCACCGCCGCCCTGGCGATGGCCCTCATCGCGGTGTCCCGCGCGCCCGACCGCCACCGTGAGTCCGTGCAGACGCTGTCCGAGTCCCGCGCGATGAACCATGAGTGGGGCTGA
- a CDS encoding ABC transporter ATP-binding protein codes for MLGPSGCGKTTTLRMIAGFESPTEGAIRLEGVDVSRVPPHKRNVNTVFQHYALFPHMTVWDNVAYGPRSMKKEKAEIKRSVDELLEIVRLTDFAKRKPGQLSGGQQQRVALARALVNYPSALLLDEPLGALDLKLRHAMQFELKRIQREVGITFIYVTHDQEEALTMSDRIAVMNNGNVEQIGSPTEIYDRPSTVFVASFIGQANLWPGRQTGRSNRDFVEVEVLGTTLKAKAGDTTIESGGHATLMIRPERVRVSLDQPVGDVATVPATVKDLTFQGPVLRLSLAAPDDSTIIAHVGPEQDLPLLRPGDKVHVSWSPEASRVLPAADIPTAEDLEEMLDDT; via the coding sequence ATGCTCGGCCCTTCGGGCTGCGGGAAGACCACCACCCTGCGCATGATCGCCGGATTCGAAAGCCCGACCGAGGGCGCGATCCGGCTCGAAGGCGTCGACGTCTCGCGCGTGCCACCGCACAAGCGCAACGTCAACACCGTCTTCCAGCACTACGCGCTGTTCCCGCACATGACCGTGTGGGACAACGTGGCCTATGGCCCGCGCAGCATGAAGAAGGAAAAGGCTGAGATCAAACGCAGCGTCGACGAGCTGCTGGAGATCGTGCGGCTCACCGACTTCGCCAAGCGCAAGCCGGGCCAGCTTTCCGGCGGGCAGCAGCAGCGCGTCGCGCTGGCCCGCGCGTTGGTCAATTACCCGAGTGCGCTGCTGCTCGACGAGCCACTCGGAGCCCTCGATCTCAAGCTGCGCCACGCGATGCAGTTCGAGCTCAAACGCATCCAGCGCGAGGTCGGCATCACGTTCATCTATGTGACCCACGATCAGGAAGAGGCGCTCACCATGAGCGACCGGATCGCGGTGATGAACAACGGGAACGTCGAGCAGATCGGCAGTCCCACCGAGATCTACGACCGTCCGTCGACCGTGTTCGTCGCCAGCTTCATCGGACAGGCCAATCTGTGGCCGGGCCGGCAGACCGGGCGCAGCAACCGCGACTTCGTCGAGGTCGAGGTGCTCGGAACCACGCTGAAGGCCAAGGCCGGCGACACCACGATCGAATCCGGCGGCCATGCCACCCTCATGATCCGCCCCGAACGGGTACGTGTGTCGTTGGACCAGCCGGTCGGTGACGTCGCGACCGTGCCCGCCACGGTCAAGGATCTGACCTTCCAGGGGCCGGTGTTGCGGCTTTCGCTTGCCGCACCGGACGATTCGACGATCATCGCCCATGTCGGGCCCGAGCAGGACCTGCCCTTGCTGCGCCCCGGTGACAAGGTGCACGTCAGCTGGTCGCCGGAAGCGTCGCGAGTACTTCCGGCAGCCGACATTCCCACCGCCGAAGACCTCGAAGAGATGCTCGACGACACGTAG